In the Lactobacillus paragasseri genome, TGGTCAAGAATTTACGAACATGCTTTAACTTAGTGTCAAAGTCATTGCCTTCGATTGTTGGACTTAAACGAATTTCTTTGACAGCCATAACCTTTTGATTCTTACGGTTTTCTTTGGCTTTCTTTTGTTGTTCAAAACGGAATTTACCATAGTCCATAATTCTAGCAACAGGTGGCTTAGCATTAGGAGAAAGCAAAACCAAATCAAGGTCAGCGTCAGCTGCTTTACGTAAAGCTTCATTCTTAGAAACGACACCAATTTGTTGGCCATCAACTCCAATTAAACGAACTTCACGAGCACGAATATCTTCGTTTAAGATCATATTTCTTGGTATGAGTATTCACCTCCACGTTAATTTCGAGGACAAGAAAAAAGCGGGCAAAGTTAACGCCCGCTTTTAATCAACAGATATTATCGATCAGCCCAGAGGTAATATTAACTTAGGCGAGAAGCGGGAGCTTCTTCTTGTTCTCAACTTCTAAATTATACCATCTAATTAATCTACGTCAAGAACTAATTGAATGCAACTGCTTATTTTAATAAAACTAATAGAAAGAAAGAGAGCCTTGCTTCTTCACAGCTTTATTAACTTTTTCAAAAATAAATAGTCCAAGCAACAACCAAAATATCGAATTAAAGGCTGAAAAAGATAAATAATATTTAAAATTATAAGCTGATCCACTGATAATCATTCTCATCCAACTCACCATTGGTACAAGCGGTAAAAGATTGGCCATATCCTTTACTAACACTTCCGCTTTTTCAAATTGCGTTAGTAAAATTCCCAAATACAAATATTGACAAATTGCTAAAAAACTTCCTATTCGTTTAAATTTTAAAACTAAACTAATTATCAGATACCCCAGGCCAAAAAGAGTGACTAAAGAAAAAATAATCGGCCAAATAATCCTAATTGTAAAA is a window encoding:
- the infC gene encoding translation initiation factor IF-3; this translates as MILNEDIRAREVRLIGVDGQQIGVVSKNEALRKAADADLDLVLLSPNAKPPVARIMDYGKFRFEQQKKAKENRKNQKVMAVKEIRLSPTIEGNDFDTKLKHVRKFLTKGAKVRVSIRFRGRAITHKELGKQVLEKMADEASDLSNVVTKPKMEGRSMFLMLAPLSEKDKKKK